A single window of Populus nigra chromosome 17, ddPopNigr1.1, whole genome shotgun sequence DNA harbors:
- the LOC133677296 gene encoding uncharacterized protein LOC133677296: MPKQEHSLSLFVHPHFLSVSHFQEFKFLTPQSPKSTHKFSIFEIQSSLNSMEEENPVAKHQDSTSGSPDHSQVCSRKPSLSSLEIPARSLETEFTKIEIAQSPSSAKPGLPPRPSSAKFKSTVKSLLPQRSLKAKNLIQDGEKTVLIVPDTPPSDSPAAKPSTSRSFSLNKVLFPLKSTNSLPVTPSANSDPEALQERNVNSCSDYDKVEVQHHIRRSLSVPVNIKVRSLRRTDSGGGLFRVVSATPRPVAADSTSTNDASTTEIAIEDDGEDIPEDEAVCRICLVELSEGGDAFKMECSCKGELALAHQQCAVKWFSIKGNKTCDVCKQDVQNLPVTLLKIHNPQAAGRRPLPAPQQREVARYRVWQDVPVLVMVSMLAYFCFLEQLLVSDLGPRALAISLPFSCVLGLLSSMIATTMVNRSYIWAYASFQFAVVILFAHIFYTVLNVNPILSVLLSSFTGFGIAISTNSLLVEYLRWRSSRLLQYSHQQNNRAVQQAQQLQQQQSTQTWHQEHQQPRQQSVEDSNVDSTDSTRQREATIPNT; encoded by the exons ATGCCCAAACAGGAACACTCACTTTCCCTCTTTGTCCACCCTCATTTCCTCTCTGTTTCCCATTTTCAAGAATTCAAATTCCTCACCCCCCAATCCCCAAAAAGCACTCACAAATTCTCCATTTTTGAAATTCAATCCTCTCTAAATTccatggaagaagaaaatccagTTGCCAAACATCAAGATTCCACGTCAGGTTCCCCTGATCATTCTCAG GTTTGTTCAAGAAAACCGAGCCTCAGTTCTCTAGAAATACCAGCAAGGTCACTAGAAACAGAATTTACGAAAATCGAAATAGCGCAAAGCCCTAGCTCAGCTAAACCAGGCTTGCCGCCGCGGCCGAGTTCAGCTAAATTTAAGTCGACAGTGAAGAGTTTGCTTCCGCAGAGAAgtttaaaagctaaaaatttAATACAAGATGGTGAAAAAACGGTGCTAATTGTTCCTGATACGCCGCCGTCTGATAGTCCTGCTGCCAAGCCTTCTACTTCGAGGTCGTTTTCGCTTAATAAAGTTCTGTTTCCGTTAAAATCGACGAATTCTTTGCCTGTTACGCCGTCTGCGAATTCCGATCCCGAGGCCCTGCAGGAGCGAAATGTTAATTCTTGTTCTGATTATGAT AAGGTAGAAGTTCAGCATCATATAAGACGTTCATTATCAGTTCCGGTGAATATAAAAGTTAGGAGTTTAAGACGGACAGATTCAGGTGGAGGTTTGTTTCGTGTGGTTTCAGCAACTCCACGTCCTGTGGCAGCTGATAGCACGTCGACGAATGATGCCTCTACGACAGAAAttg CGATTGAAGATGACGGTGAAGATATTCCTGAAGATGAAGCTGTCTGTAGAATTTGTTTGGTTGAGCTTAGTGAAGGTGGTGATGCTTTCAAGATGGAGTGTAGTTGTAAAGGAGAGCTTGCGCTTGCGCATCAGCAATGTGCTGTGAAGTGGTTTAGTATCAAAGGAAACAAGACATGTGATGTTTGTAAGCAGGATGTTCAGAATTTGCCTGTAACATTACTAAAGATACATAATCCTCAAGCAGCTGGTAGGAGGCCATTACCTGCACCTCAGCAGAGGGAAGTTGCTCGTTACAg GGTTTGGCAGGATGTACCAGTTCTTGTCATGGTCAGTATGCTAGCATATTTCTGCTTTCTGGAGCAACTACTG GTATCTGACTTGGGCCCTCGTGCTCTTGCCATTTCATTGCCTTTCTCTTGTGTTTTAGGTCTCCTTTCTTCCATGATTGCTACCACCATGG TAAACCGGAGTTACATATGGGCATATGCTTCCTTCCAGTTTGCTGTAGTCATCTTGTTCGCTCATATATTTTATACCGTG CTCAACGTGAACCCTATACTCTCTGTCCTGCTATCCTCATTCACTGGTTTTGGGATTGCAATTAGCACAAATTCTCTTCTTGTGGAGTACCTGAGGTGGAGGTCAAGCAGGCTATTGCAATATTCTCATCAGCAAAACAACAGAGCTGTGCAGCAGGCGCAGCAACTGCAACAACAGCAGTCCACACAGACATGGCATCAAGAGCATCAACAACCCAGACAACAATCCGTCGAAGATTCCAATGTTGATTCCACTGACAGCACAAGGCAACGAGAAGCTACAATTCCAAATACGTAG